A single window of Pseudoduganella plicata DNA harbors:
- a CDS encoding ABC transporter ATP-binding protein — MELSIRNLSKTYANGVVALDNISLTIPSGMFGLLGPNGAGKSTLMRILATLQECDAGSVFFGDLDVLDEKDEVRRQLGYLPQDFGLYPKVTAYEMLDHFAVLKGLSHRNRRREVVDGLLQQTNLFDVRNQRLGTFSGGMRQRFGIAQALLGDPKLIIVDEPTAGLDPQERVRFHNLLSDIGDERTVILSTHIVSDVADLCANMAIINKGELLVTGATQGLIDDISCKIWARFVDKKDLPYFTQRHTIISTRLLSGRTLIHAYSDDDPGDGFEEAIGDLEDVYFATIAGRHVVNACD, encoded by the coding sequence ATGGAGTTAAGCATCCGCAACCTGTCCAAGACCTACGCCAACGGCGTCGTGGCGCTGGACAATATCTCGCTGACGATCCCGTCCGGCATGTTCGGCCTGCTCGGGCCGAACGGTGCGGGCAAGTCGACGCTGATGCGCATCCTTGCCACGCTGCAGGAATGCGATGCGGGCTCCGTGTTCTTCGGCGACCTGGACGTGCTGGACGAAAAAGACGAAGTGCGCCGCCAGCTCGGTTACCTGCCGCAGGACTTCGGCCTGTATCCGAAGGTCACCGCGTACGAGATGCTAGATCACTTCGCCGTGCTCAAGGGCCTGTCGCACCGGAACCGCCGGCGCGAAGTCGTCGACGGCCTGCTCCAGCAGACCAACCTGTTCGACGTGCGCAACCAGCGCCTCGGCACTTTTTCCGGCGGCATGCGCCAGCGCTTCGGCATCGCCCAGGCGCTGCTGGGCGACCCGAAACTGATCATCGTCGACGAGCCCACGGCCGGCCTCGACCCGCAGGAGCGCGTCCGCTTCCATAACCTGCTGTCCGACATCGGCGACGAGCGCACCGTGATCCTGTCCACCCACATCGTCAGCGACGTGGCCGACCTGTGCGCCAATATGGCGATCATCAACAAGGGCGAGCTGCTCGTCACGGGCGCTACCCAGGGGCTGATCGACGACATCAGCTGCAAGATCTGGGCGCGCTTCGTGGACAAGAAGGACCTGCCCTACTTCACGCAGCGCCACACGATCATTTCCACGCGCCTGCTGTCCGGGCGCACGCTGATTCACGCCTACAGCGACGACGACCCGGGCGACGGCTTCGAGGAAGCCATCGGCGACCTGGAGGACGTCTACTTCGCGACCATCGCCGGCCGCCACGTGGTGAACGCCTGCGACTGA